The Sabethes cyaneus chromosome 1, idSabCyanKW18_F2, whole genome shotgun sequence DNA segment TGGATGAATCAAATGTGCTTAAAGTGTTTGACGACAATAGAAAGCACGAATTTACCAATGTaaacgaattatgtttagctaTCATTCGTAATAATCCACTAGCTTGCTTTAAGCATGAAGATTTTTTTACTCTCGAAAAAGAATCTTTGGAAATTATTGTACGCAGTACACAAATAAACTGTTGTGCAAACCAAATGCAAGAAGCAATTCAAAACTGGGGTAAAGTTAATGAGTTGCAATTCGAAGACGCTAAACAACTTGCACAGATCGTATTGGACATGAAGCATCGCGAGTTCGACTGTGACAAACTCTATGGCTTTGCCGCATTCCAGTATGCTAACAATATACAGTTTGAAATGACAGTCAAAAGTTTAGACCAACCAGTTGCTTTATATGGAATGGGCATTTTTGTTAAGTCGGAATCGAAACCGAATGCTGATGAAAACGTTACACTGAGCGTCTCGGTTACAATTGGAGGAATAATGCAATATTCAGAGACAAGAATTGTACCTTTGACGAAGGATCTACGCACCGAAGCGTTTCTCTTTGAGAAAATTCTGCTTAATACAGACTCCCCTGCCTGCAAGATTACGGTGGTCTTTGTAAAACCGCCTACTTCgacaaaacttttctgcttaaACGCGTTTTCATCGATCGATAAATGTCTAAACGTAACGCATTCTACTCAGTGTACTAACTGCGTGGCCTATCTGTTGTACAAACAGCTAGATACAGTAGACTCGAAGAGTCAgtaaaaaaagacaaatagGTAATTTGGTATGCATTTCAACGTATGTAAAAGGTTTCAGGGGAAGGAAATATCaagatttttataaaaaaatactagTTAAAGGAACGAATAAAATTATCTGTTAATACTAGTTTCAGTTTGCTTTTGTTCTTCCGTAGTCTTTCGATTGCATTTAGGATTTACTGTGCCTTCCTGTAGCATTAAATGCTGCATGAATTTAAAGTATGATCTGAGTGTACGTTTTATCAGCACGTTATCAAACATCTTGAAGTAACTTtctgcccgtattgaactgtaGTTACAACTGTctggtacaagagtttaatttaaaccTTGCTAAAATGCGACTCTGGATAAAACTGTATAAAGACAATCTTATAAGTTGCTATGGTATCACATAACAGCGACGCTTCACGCTTGCTACGATGGATCCGAGAGTTACAATGTTCAACAGACAATGAACAGGAAAAATAATTCTAGAGAAAAATATACGTGTGTGAACACGAGAAAAAACTTATGTAAACTTAGTAACTAAATCAATCCAACATGTTTTTTCCCAGCCCAAAAGTAGTTGTCCATCTATATGAAACGATTACTTGTTgatatttatatttaaaaaaaacctttgAGGTACTCTATTATTTGACAATATAATGATCATATCATTTAAAAAACCACTTCTCCAAAAACCAATCACCCCAAGCTCAACGGGTTATTCTTCCGGGTCGCTTCCATGGTTTTGAACCACTCCTTGAGCACCGGCGTCATCTTCAGGCTGGCCGGTTTAGCGTCGGACTTCTTCCGGTACAGCAAATAGCTGACGCAGTTGTTGCCAGCATCGACTCTCAGGTCGGCTATCGCGCTGTCGATCGAGGTGAAACTGGGCAGGCAGAACAAATCCGGCAGCGCCGGACTCTTCTCGAAGCTCGCACTGATTTTGCAGCCCGACTTGGCGCTGATGATAATTTTCTCGAACAAAAGCTCCTCGGTGTGCAGATCCGTAGTCAAGGCGATGTTTTTGACCGAGTAAAAGTTTGTTTCGCCAGGACCGTTGAAATTTTTCACCACCACATTTAGCGTAACGGTCGCCTCGGTTACGGGTTCCGTCATTGCTTTGACAAAAATACCCAATCCATACAGAGCAATCGGTTCTTTGCTGGATATTGTCAGCTCCGTTTGAACATTCGGAACGTACAAGAACTGACCGAAGTTGTAGAGTTTCCTGCAGTCGAGCTCCCGATGCTTCATATCTTCGACGATTTGTGCCAGCTGACGAGCATCGTCGAACTGCAAATCGTTGATTTTAGCCCAGTCTTGTATGGCCTCTAGTATATGCGACGTTAAACAGTTGATTCGCGTGCTGCTCACGATCATTTCCAGAGATTTTTTGTCGAGCGTAAAGAAATCTTCATGTTTAAAACAAACCAGCGGATTATCACGTATGATGGCCAAACATTTCTCATTGACGAAAGGAAACTCGTGCTTTCGATTGTCGCCAAAAACTCTGAGCACATCCTGTATATCGATCTTATGAGCGAAGAATTGTTCGCACATTTCATTCAACTCGGTTAGCATGTACTTCTGGGACGCGTAATAAACGTCGGTAACATTGTCCCGGGTGAGGTCTATTTTTTCGCAATACGCATAGCGCAGGATATCCCGAAAGGTGGAAGGGTCAATGTCCGTGACAGCAATAGGTTCGGTCTTTTGTCGAGCTTCCTCGAACTGCCCGTTAAACTGCGCATAGAAAACCTCGCTTGCCATAGTCAGGATGTTTTTATGGGCGTACATCCGTTCACCGTCGGTTCCGACCGCGAAGACTACATCCGAAAGGTACTCATTGTTGACCAACTGTTCCAGGCGATCTGCCAAGGGCAAGGGAAAGGTGAATGTCGCCATCGCGTCCATGCTACAATTTGTAAGCATTCGTTTGCTGTTAAACGTGATTTCAGAAAATTGCTGAATTACTTACCGTTGGTTGGTTGTGGGTAGAAACAAccgtatatatcaatttaccgCGGCACTGttcaaacaaaaatcaaattGCATTCGATGCAACAGTTGTAATACAAGTTGACGAGTAGTGCAACATTAACTTATGTTTACAGTAATATGTAACTAATTCGACGTTTTTAAACCATTCGAAGGCGAGACAAATCAAATACAGGTTATTCTTTGACCTCTTTTCTGATTTATCGTTATTAAAATCTCAAAATTTAATTACGTATTCGTTATTCCATAAAAACTTGAAGCCGGTATGCAGTATATTTATTGTTACTTCGTCCTAAGGTTACATCCACGTTCACGATTCCACAATCACAATGACTGATTGACAGATTGAACATTGAATGCACTTTGTGGACTTTGTGCTGTCACAGCACTGCTCGAAATCGGGCCACTCACTCAAGCCCGCttaagcctagtatcgacctgaaaagaaatgggcaaaaagataggccaagaaatgctaaagaaaagattttccgtttgcgatttctttaccagtatgcaccttacaagaaatattgtttcacTTTCAGATAGCGCAGTACAGGCAAGTaaattgaaacgtcacttttccgtacggaataatatccggcgcaattattaccacaagaaaaaatgacagataattgcttgccttgcagttgtcaaaatttcttccgtaattagcaagattttttcttgagctattttcttttcagctggatactaggctttacgaaaaagtcggatgcctaacagaaatcgaacagaaccagtcttcatttttcgctcgattctctttatgtcaaatgtgacactcactttgaggcaggagaaaagtgtggttcatcagttttgcagtttcgggcaaaaggtaagagaataatatggaacatggCAAAGCAGGTATAATTTGATTGGAGAAAGCTGAAtcggtaaaaaaccggtttttattcgaagcctctggcagaaatcgaacagaaatccggcGGAAAAACCGcaaggcgaaatttctgcccgaatcgaatgtgtcatttctgctaatagttttcacgggtgacggcggccagaaatccggcagaatatctggcagaaaaagttttttgcagccagatttttgttcgatttctgccggacgcgcctaagcgggttttcggatgaattgaatcccaacTGCGGCCTTTTGCATCTATACCGTCTGTCTAGGATATTCAATCCCtgccaaaatcttgcaaaataataattaatttaaaattctgcttagtttttgttatcacaactACCAGTCATAGGCGCTGCGCACAGTAAAAATCGAGTAGTTGTAGCTTCGTACAACCCGAAACTTTTCGTTGCGTATTTGGCCATTCTCCCTGAAAT contains these protein-coding regions:
- the LOC128733714 gene encoding BTB/POZ domain-containing protein 3-like, with translation MVKEFTESLSVLDRLEQLVNNDYFADIVFLVGNKGERMYGHKNILTLASEVFFAQFNGLFVEGQQCDKPISVTDIEPETFRDILRYMYCQKINLTKQNVTEVYYASQKYMLLKLNEMCEHFFAHDLDESNVLKVFDDNRKHEFTNVNELCLAIIRNNPLACFKHEDFFTLEKESLEIIVRSTQINCCANQMQEAIQNWGKVNELQFEDAKQLAQIVLDMKHREFDCDKLYGFAAFQYANNIQFEMTVKSLDQPVALYGMGIFVKSESKPNADENVTLSVSVTIGGIMQYSETRIVPLTKDLRTEAFLFEKILLNTDSPACKITVVFVKPPTSTKLFCLNAFSSIDKCLNVTHSTQCTNCVAYLLYKQLDTVDSKSQ
- the LOC128733702 gene encoding kelch-like protein 40b, with the translated sequence MDAMATFTFPLPLADRLEQLVNNEYLSDVVFAVGTDGERMYAHKNILTMASEVFYAQFNGQFEEARQKTEPIAVTDIDPSTFRDILRYAYCEKIDLTRDNVTDVYYASQKYMLTELNEMCEQFFAHKIDIQDVLRVFGDNRKHEFPFVNEKCLAIIRDNPLVCFKHEDFFTLDKKSLEMIVSSTRINCLTSHILEAIQDWAKINDLQFDDARQLAQIVEDMKHRELDCRKLYNFGQFLYVPNVQTELTISSKEPIALYGLGIFVKAMTEPVTEATVTLNVVVKNFNGPGETNFYSVKNIALTTDLHTEELLFEKIIISAKSGCKISASFEKSPALPDLFCLPSFTSIDSAIADLRVDAGNNCVSYLLYRKKSDAKPASLKMTPVLKEWFKTMEATRKNNPLSLG